The following are encoded together in the Citrus sinensis cultivar Valencia sweet orange chromosome 1, DVS_A1.0, whole genome shotgun sequence genome:
- the LOC127903231 gene encoding secreted RxLR effector protein 161-like yields the protein MTKVPYTNAVGCMMYAIVLTRPDLVHALSVVSRFMVTPGNEHWKTVKWVLRYLKGTQEYGLVYGKSVGKVAGLCGYVDSDYAGDLNRRRSLTGYMFFLDGCLVNWKASLQHVVALSTTEAEYTAVTETAKEALWLRGLITKLGMKQEIVEVHCDSSSAIYLSKNPAHHEKTKHIDIKLQFIRNVISKGVISMVKVHTDDNPADMLTKVVTTARFKSCLDKAGLSDF from the coding sequence ATGACAAAAGTTCCTTATACAAATGCTGTTGGTTGCATGATGTATGCAATAGTACTTACAAGACCAGATTTAGTTCATGCTTTAAGTGTTGTAAGTAGGTTTATGGTTACACCTGGAAACGAGCACTGGAAGACTGTTAAATGGGTGCTGAGGTATCTGAAAGGTACACAAGAGTATGGCCTGGTATATGGAAAATCAGTTGGAAAGGTTGCAGGTCTCTGTGGTTATGTTGACTCAGACTATGCTGGGGACTTAAACAGAAGAAGATCTCTAACTGGCTATATGTTTTTCTTGGATGGTTGCCTTGTTAACTGGAAGGCAAGTTTGCAGCATGTTGTTGCCTTGTCAACAACAGAGGCTGAATACACTGCCGTAACAGAAACTGCCAAGGAGGCTCTGTGGCTGAGAGGGTTGATAACAAAACTAGGAATGAAGCAGGAGATTGTTGAAGTTCATTGTGACAGCTCAAGTGCAATTTACTTGAGTAAGAACCCAGCCCACCATGAAAAAACTAAACACATTGATATAAAGTTACAGTTCATCAGAAATGTAATCTCAAAAGGTGTGATTAGTATGGTGAAAGTGCATACAGATGATAATCCTGCTGACATGCTTACTAAGGTCGTAACTACAGCTAGGTTCAAGAGTTGCTTGGACAAAGCTGGGCTGAGTGATTTCTAA
- the LOC102613234 gene encoding protein MOTHER of FT and TFL1 encodes MAASVDPLVVGRVIGDVVDMFVPSVGMSVYYGSKHVTNGCDVKPSMATSPPKLNITGHSDELYTLVMTDPDAPSPSEPRMREWVHWIVVDIPGGTNPAQGMEILPYMGPRPPVGIHRYIMVLFQQKAPLGLVEQPPTRANFNTRLFAGNLDLGLPVATIYFNCQKEPASRRR; translated from the exons ATGGCTGCTTCAGTTGATCCTCTAGTCGTCGGCAGGGTCATCGGCGACGTCGTCGATATGTTTGTCCCAAGCGTTGGCATGTCTGTTTACTATGGCTCAAAGCATGTCACCAACGGATGTGACGTCAAGCCTTCAATGGCTACCAGTCCACCAAAACTCAACATAACCGGCCACTCTGATGAGCTTTATACTTTG GTGATGACTGATCCTGATGCTCCGAGTCCAAGCGAGCCACGCATGAGGGAGTGGGTTCACTG GATCGTCGTGGACATTCCTGGTGGCACTAACCCCGCTCAAG GGATGGAGATTCTGCCGTACATGGGGCCACGGCCACCGGTGGGGATTCATCGATACATAATGGTGCTGTTTCAGCAGAAGGCTCCATTGGGGCTGGTCGAGCAGCCACCAACGAGGGCTAACTTCAACACTCGGCTCTTTGCTGGGAATCTGGATCTTGGCCTCCCTGTGGCCACTATTTACTTCAACTGTCAGAAGGAACCGGCAAGCCGCAGGCGTTGA